GAGATAGAAATGGTGCAAAATTCTCAGCCAGATTGTTTTGGACAGGAGAAAACTGGTTTTTGGGATTGTTGATAAGGACATTGGAGTTAGAAGGGAAGTGAGATGAAGGGAAAGTTAAGGTATGGACTTGATGAGTAGTAGTTTCCAAGTCATTTGTTAGGACTTTAAGGCCAGTGCGGAAGTAGTTCATGAGTAGCTCCTCTTCCGATTGGTTTGCCGGAGGCcggtgagttgggttttgatgaGTTTGATcaggtggtggtgatgatgttGAAGGAATTGATGGATGATCGGTGGATTGGTTGCAAACGTGGCTTCCTCTGTAGGTAACCTCTAAGATTGTGGGGTCTTCATTTGATCTTTGCACTTGTTTTGTGGCTAAACAGTCTCGGACGTGTCGGTGAGTGCATCTATAGTATCctctgcaatatatatataaattccaaAACAATCTTTAACTTCTTGTTTGTTACCAACTTTTTTAAAAGtacaaacaaaataacaaataaaaagcTTTGGGTCACGAGTGTGAACAGATTTGTTCCATTAGGTTGTGTTGTATTTAGCCCAGAAAATGTATTTGTTGTGTGTGACAGTTGCTTGATGTTTACTTACATGTCATTCACATACTAGTTGACGTGAGATAATAAATGCTGACAAACATTGAACCTTTTATGCCAAACAAGATGTAGAGTTGCTTCATCAGTGGAAGTAATTCCATTGTCAAACACCCGGCCACTAGTGGTGCATGCTCTTTTTGGCTTTCATTGATCATGAACTTTTTGACCATAATGACAAAGTCAAAGTCAAAGCCTATATATAACATAGGACTATGTCATAAAGGCCTTTAAGTGTTATGCTcttgctcctttttttttcttgtgaaaaatgaatgaaaaagaagaagaataataataacaaagagAATGAGAGACTTTTATTCACCTTGGATGTTTGGCTCCAAGAATGTCTTTCTGGCCATATTTTCTCCAGCTAAACCCATCTTCAAGAGGGCCTTCTAGTCCAATTCCTGGGCTGACTCTCACTTGTTTAGTCCACCTTGGATTGCTCTTTCTGCAACAAATAATCCACATCAagaatcaacatatatatatatatgcacatacgTGTTGTTAAACTGCCAATTCAACCCAACAGATATGTATAGGTATCTTTTTGAGGTTGTACGTTGATAAGTTAAATGACAAGTGGGATCCATTGCTTTAGGTTTCATGTATTTCAAATCAACGTGAAAATATATATCCGCATTTTACATCCTTATTTTAAGTTGGTATGAGAGAATTCCTGTGTATACCTCTTCCCCGACCCAGTATTACGGTGCTCGGGATCGGAGTCTTGATCGCTCCTGGGACTTCCATTTAGATGAGGAGTTGATTCAGATTTAATGCCAATTGTAGCAGCTCCTCCTGGTGTTGGCGAGGTACCAACAGTACTGCAGTTCAGCACAAAAAGTGCCTTCTCATAGGAAGCTATAATCTTCTGAACTAAAACTTGTCGAGTTTCATCCGGAAAACAAGCCAGATTCAGATGGCTCTGGAGTTGCTTTGCTAGCTCTCTCCCTTCTGCAAGCTCATTTATCAGATGCTTCTTTTTCTCCCAGTCTCCCATTTTGTTCTTTACGTGTAAGAAAGATATTATAGAAGGTGGTTCATGGGAAATAATTGAAAATCCAGGAAACCAATGTAAAAGGAAAACTGGGTTGGTTTGTTTTTGTGATTGATGAtgagttttctgggttgtggAATGTTTAATGGCTACAATTAGTAGAAGGtttggacatatatatatatatatatatatgtatgtatgtatatgtatatgtatatatgtgtatatacatggGTTTGGTTCTTTTTGAATTGAaaaaactagagagagagagagtggactGAGAGAGAAGTTTGACCAAAAAATTCTTAGTAAGACTTGTCTTTGGTCATATGAAATGAGATTCAAAGTGAATATATATTGGTAGGTCCAACTGCTGACCAGTTCTCCTTCACTACTTCACTTCTATCCATTGATTATTCATTTTTTAAcccccaatattttttttagtacaaatacaaataaaatatacgatacaccaccagatcaagtcTATGAAAATACAGGTGTCAATAGGCATTACGCATGAGgtacaaatcaagcccacgtaaGGGCAGACTATCAAACCCACGCACCTCCTTATAATGAAATTAATGATGATTATCTTTCTTTATTTAGTCGATCCAATGATTAGCCTACACACTCTTTCACTCCCTAAATAATTATGGACATAAATCTaagttactttttctttttttaaaataatacttGAAACCCCAATTTTACCTCAAGGTTTCAAATATTTATGACCCCAATTTATCTCATCTTTTTTGTTTCCACCGCAACTAATCCTTTTCCGAGCCTTGGGACgttctcaaaaaataatattcatgTAAATAAAGTTTTGAATTCTTGACATATTACTCCATGTGTTTATCAATAGCTAACTTGGCACATGATAATTGAGGTTATTTAATTTATGAGCAATGCTACAAACCCCCTCCCTACAATTAATAACCTTTATTTTAACCTCAATTCTAAGTGGCATATGTGATAGTTATTGATTAAAAGTACATATGTAGGGTATAATTAACATTCAATATTCCACGTGAATTGAGGGTAAAATGAGTGTCATAAAATGTGAGATCTCAATCGTTTATCACCAATTGGATGGTAAGTACTAAGTACGATTGTTCACGGTCGAtttcaatcaattttttgatataaatttaaccgatcgTTCGGGTCGGTTATTGACGATTTAGTATGTTTTTTTGGCTTTTCGATCGGTCTTTGCTAATAAACATTTGACAATAATCGATCAAACGATCAATTCAGTTTAACACGGCTTTTTTTAAGGAGCCTAATGATAAGAAATGAATGCTCATGCAAGGTATAAAAAGTGAGTCGTGATATATCTGATGAAATATCGGGTGACCTCAATGTGGTGTCGTAGTAGTCGTAGACAACGGAAAGTAGACCTATTTATTCCAGACAAGCGAGATTCATGGGTCATATTAGAAGGTCCAAACTCACATGCTTCTAAATATACTAGAACTAAAAGGGATGGCCCAAGCCCAAACAACTGTTCAACTATCACTACATGTGTTATCACCTAAATGCGACCAATTCAAATTCAATGGTTGGGGGAAAAAGTGCAGTTTGATTTGTGGAAAAGTAGAACGTGAAGGAAGCTGTGTTGTCTCCCAAAAGAGAGAGTGGAATCGAGAGGGTTTACCGAGTCATGGAGAAGAAGTAGCGAAGCCATTTCTGGATGTTGTTGGCATGGTAGGCCCATATCATATTGGTGGAACTGCCGTGTAGAGAACTACGCTACACTAGGCTCTTTGGGACCTACGGCTCGCAAATCTGACTTgacttttttgaattttcaactAATAAATCAAATGGAGTTGGTCAAAAGGACAAATTGGTCATTTACAATTTCTTTCAATTGGACTACTTGAGCCTTGGTGAGGATATGTCCATTGGTGAGAGAATGTGGCTCTGGGTCATCTACTGCAGCGGGGGGACTTCTGGGCTGGTTCTGCCAAGTAGATTTTTTATAATGGGCCTACGTGAGTCAACTTGTTTTCATTCTTAATGGGCTTGCACTGACGAACGAATGTTCATTTGTCCATTCGTAAAACATACGCTTAAAGAGGACTCCTTGTTTCTTCaaactcctttctttctctttgatTCAACCAGAGACAAATTGGCGATGGAGACAGTCATTCGTTGTGCGTCAAAGCATCTGACTTTCCTGGATGCAGAGCAAATGTGAGCTTGATCAATCTCGAGTATATTTCCCTCCTGATACTTGGCGAGTACCAACACTTGGAGATAATGCACATGCCCAACTCACTTACAGTTGGAGATGAATAATTCTTGGCTTCTTGTTGACGATCCTTTACTTCGACAGCTTCTAGGATTCGAGTAAATCCTTAACTCTTCCCCCCTTCTTACTAAGACTACAGAATGTTGTTGTGAATTATGCAGTGATTTCAAATCCAAGGATTATATGCCTTTTATTGCCAatccactattttttttttttagttttagtgTAATTTAGAAGTTTTAGTCAATTGAGCTAATTTGTAAGTAACAATATCTAAAAGCACAACAATAAGAAACAGATATGAGACTAACAACAAACCCTTAAAACAGTATTTCTCATAGCTTCATGTATTACAATTCCTACTGACAAATAGAATAAGATCACTTACAAAACAAACATTCTTCTCTTAAGTTGGGAACAAAAAAGATACATGGCCAAGACTGATTCAAGTGTTGAAGGCCAAGAAACATCAATGGAACTCATCAAGAAACATAAACAATGCCACGGCGATACAGAAAAAGCGTTACTGAAGTGAAAACCGCCCAAACAAAGACTATCCACCAAGCCATGAACAAGGCGACTTCCTTGAAATCACACATGAGATGAAAACTTTTGAAAGAGTTGCCATCAATCTGAGATAAGCCAACAAAGAGAAGTACGAGGACTGGAAGTGCAAAAAACTGCAAAGCTACCATACATAAGTAGTGATTATGAAGAAAAACCTTTGCTCTACTGAATTCTAAATCAGGAACCTTGCTCGCATGCAACCGTTGGTACCAAGATAGCAGTGCTTCATTCAAATACATTTGCACATTTGGACGCAATGCCATGATTTGCAGGAAACTGGAAACCAACAAGCAACAGACTCTAAGCTTTGTGAATTCTGACTGCGACCAACCCACATTTCCAACCAACTTTTGAGCATCTACTTCACTACTGATCAAATGCGCTCCTCCAGGATCATTTCTGTCCTTGATAACAAGGATTTTAATGAAAGGATTAATCCAAAGCAATGCAGAAACAACGATCAGCAGATAATTTGTGTATACAATTATTCGACCAAACCATCCACAGGAAATCATCCCCAAATTGGACCTTATCTGATCTGTTCCGAGCCAAAATGCACGTGCACTCTTTGCAGCAGGGATGTACAAAAACCCAGCAATGCAGCCCATTAAAATGGAAACAACAACCCTCACAAACCCATCAAttaaaccaaaatcaaaatcgaAAATTCCAGGAACAATGCCATTCAAAATcagaacaccaaagagaaaacccaaaaccccaaaGAGCATACTCAATTGCTTTTCCGATCTCCTTGACGCAGAATTCTCAAATGAAACCCTTGCAAGCGAAATAAACAATTTGCCCAAACCCACAAACCCTAAGATAACAGGAATCAAAGACCCATTTACGAAAACCCCAGAATCTGCACCTACATCTAAGTAGTAATAACACAATTGACAGAATGCAGCCACAATAGAGTAAATAAAGCAGTAGCGATACTGATCGAAATAGAGGCGAGATTCAATATGGGCTTCATCGAGCTTGAGCCTAAAGATCTGGGCATTGTTTTCATCGAATTCAAACTTATCCTTTGTTTTGCTTCTCCGTTTGACCTCAACTTTTGAATTTGAAGTCATATTCTTGTAACCCTCGAGACTAGAGCTTGAATCTGACCCCGAGGGCCTGCGAATGGCGGCTCTGACACCATTGCCACCATCGCGAGCAACGTTATCTGGGTGGATGTAGGTGTGGAGGCCTAGGAGAAAGACAGTGGGGATCTTGAGCAAAGTCAGGAAGACACCGAgtaagagagagagtgaaatcTGAAGGAGGAGATGTTTGTAGGCTAGCAAGAATCGAATCATGGCCTCTTTGTGATAGTCGATGGCGATGCAGCCCCAGAGAATTGAAATGTCTTCGACCAGCAGGCAAAGGATTGACTACTATTGAGATAGGTGGTGAGCTGGGCTGGGTTCCTCGGCCCGATAGGCCAGACCGATTGATTGAGATAgggtaactttagtcacatccagatttttttaaaaatcattttgtcaattgatttttacaaAAGATGATCCACTTGAATTGAGGTATCTTTAGAAAAATCgggatgtgactaaagctacaTATTGAGATAGGCTGTGAGTGGGCCAAAATTTTACAAGGCAAATTAGAGGGCCTAGCCCAAAGCCACATGAGTCGAGAGTCTATATTTTAGTGGGCCCAACCCAAATATAATATAGCAAAAATGAGCCGCACAAAGTTCGAAGTCTCTCATCGAAACGAGGAAACCAAAGGTACCAAACACCAGGCCCCGCCAACCAAACCCTAACCAACTTTAAGAACAGTCTGCATTACTCTTCTCAAATTTTCCCTCACTTTCCCACATGAAATGGGATATGGAGATCGACGAAATCGAAGCGGTGCTAGAGAAAATTTGGGACATTCACGACAAGCTAAGTGACGCAATTCACTCGACCTCGCGGGCTCACTTTCTCAGCTCCATCAAATCATTGACTAGGAAGTCGGAGAAGAAGCAGAATATGTACGACGACGTTGAGAACAAGAACCGGTCCGGTTTCGTTTACGTCAAGGACTTGCCGGTTGAGGATGCGGAATCTGCGATTCAAGAGGCCAAGAGTCTTAACGCTATACGGACTGCTCTCGAGAACCTCGAGGACCAGCTCGAGTTTTTCCATGTGAGTTAGTTTATTctaggttttggttttggttaggTTATCTTTGGTTGATAAGTAATTATCGTCGCTGAAggatatgaaaaggaagagaatttggaatttaATGGCTCTTGATGATCTGATTGCAGAAAAGCTTGTTTTGAACTTAAGCCTAGGAAATTGGTTCGCACTACTTTTTTAACATATTGGTTGCATACTTGCATAACAGTTTGGCTGCTGAGAATGCTAAGGaaagtgaaagaatgaaatggAACTGAATTGTACGTGTACGAAAATATGCTAATTAAGTTGAATTATGCGCCTGGACCAAAGGAATTCGTCCTTGAAATGACATAACAAAAGAATAAGTTGAGAACAACttgtgtttatattttttttttcggagCTTTTTTTGTAATGATCCGTGTTGGTGGAATCTATTATCTTTTCGTTTACAATTAACTGATTGAACCATTGTAATCTTGTCGGATTGCTTGAATGTGGCGCTCTGCCTTTCTGTTACCATCTAGTTAGTTTGACCTGTTTTAGAAATTTATAAGTATTATTAGAAGCTCTAGAGGAAAGACCAGTTAACTTTCCAGCACTAGAGTGCTATCTTCATACATGTTCACGTAGGTTAGTGAACAATATCAAGGAAGACCTATTTTGAAACTTCCTTTGCTTATGTTGGTTATGATTGAACTTAGATGATGGTGGGTGCTATGCTAGTTACTTTGATTTATGTCGAAGACTGGGAAGGTGTATGCCTTGGGCATCATCCTCTGAGCCTTGTCCCAATCTGTTTGGAgttggctacatgaatccatagGTAGagttttttaattgaaaaaaagattAATTGATGAGACAACTAGGGTGTACAACCTAAAAACAAATGACATGAGATAGGCGTTGCTTTCATCATCACCAATTCACCATAGCCTTTGTCTCAAACAATTTGGGGTCGACTGCTTGAATCCATAGCATTAATTCTCTTTCACCAGTCATTTCTTTGTAGACCACTCTTTGTTAATCCTACTATAGATCTCATATCCTGTTTACTTCATATATGTTTTTGGTCTTCCTCATCTTCTGATAGGTTTCTGAATCATCGGGCCTTATGAGTTATAATTCTTATTGTGGTGTCTAGATTCTGATGGTGGATGTGCGTTTCCTATTGTATATCTCTCTGTTCCTTTGGTAATGTCACTTTGAAGAAAACTTTTTCCCTGTTGCAGCagcattttgttttcttgttgatgCAACCTTTTGGTTTtgactttcatttcattttatgACATATCAGACTGGgacatttattttaatttctccTATGCTACAGACTGTACAAATGCAGCAGCGTGCTGAGAGAGACGCTGCAATTGCACGCTTGGAACAGAGTAGAATAATCCTTGCATTGAGATTGGCTGAACACCATGGTAAGAAATACAAAGTAATTGAAGAAGCCATAGCATTTGTGGGCAGTGTACGCGATACAGGTTGCTTTGCCACGCCTGAAAACCTGTATGGTGGATCTGTAAGTCCTGATGATAATCTTCCAGTGAAGGGAGGGAAGAATTCTAATATAGTGATGAAAGTTCTCATATCAAGTCTCAGTTTTATAAGAAAATCCCTTAACTTGGATAGCATGGGTGGTATAGTGGGGAATGCTGCCTTGCTTGCAGTTAGCATGGTTGCAGTTCTGAACCTGAATCAGGCAACCTATAGAAACAGAAATCTAAGTAAAACCTCTCAGCACGAAGGGTCTTCATCTAGTGGCACTTTGGGTCACTTAGATGTGATGATGGCTAGGGGTTGATGTGATAGCGTGAATTTTTTTGGCAGTTACAACAATTTACAGAGGTTATGTTGTTGTCTTCataccagaaaaagaaaattccttAGTGTGTCATTGTTTCTACAAAAATTTGGAGATTTCGGTGAGTGTCAGGTTGCAAACTTCAATCCTCCTTGTTGTAGAAAGGCTTGGATTCTTGTGGTTGTAAATGTGTTTGGTCGACTTCTCTGGTTGTATTCAAATTGTTGGTTCATCCccttttgcattttcaaattGTGTATATCCCACTACGTTTTGTGTATGTTGATGCGCTACTTTTATCACTTGTCAAGACTAGTTGAATAGCGATGTTCTTACGCTGTTACATTGTTTGTAGCATTGTTCTAGTGTTTTGTCTTTCAAGGATTGCTTTTGCATCACAATGAATGGAGCTAAATGATTGACAACGAATTGTGTATGGAATGCTTATTGGAACTAGGTGGTCAGTTTCATGTATTCTACTGCTAAAGCTTATTGGATTCTcaatttattggcaaaaatcTAAACATTCTTCTGGTGTATACTGGCTATTGCCTCTGAAGGCACCATAACTTAAAACAGAGAAACAAGAGGAAATTTGATGGCCGCTATGTTTATGATACGAGCAAACGCCAGAACCCCATCCTGATTCCTGCAAGTGCCAGAGCAAGCATTATCAGGCgaagctgaaaattttgaaatatagaAAAACAGTGGGATGCCCATTACTCCTCTCATGGGCCACAGACCCACTATGACTGGCTTCAATGTTCTGACTCAAATTCAGGGCTGGAGCTGGACAACAACATTGTTGTTGGGGTCAGACAATTATAACATGGTATGGATCGTATGTTTTGTATGCCTTCAATGTTTCTGAGTTACTGATGCTATGACCCCTTGATCTGGTGGCAATGTCAATGGACTCTAGATCAATAATTATGTTCCACTGCTTCACATTGCTTTCTACATTCACATCAACTGTGAACTTGTTTCTTTTGACTTTGTGAGCCACAAGTCCTTCCCTCAATTGGACTTGGTCAAGCCGACGTAAAGCCTGATTGAACATTTCACAAGTGGGCTTCCCTTCgaaatgttataatttgaagaatttgaaaggTATGGGATCCACTTTATATGTCCACTTTCCGCCTCAAGGTCCGAATAGTTTTATTCTTAAAGAGAGTTGTCTATGATTGAAAATAACTTACAAACCTTATGATTGTTTCTCACCTAATCGATGTGTTGTATTTCTAACACGAGCACGAATAACTTATAATATGTTGAGATGCTCTAAAACCCCTAAAGGGTCAACCTAATTTGAACTCTTCATCCTCAGTAGATAGATTCCTATTTTCCTTAA
This sequence is a window from Tripterygium wilfordii isolate XIE 37 chromosome 8, ASM1340144v1, whole genome shotgun sequence. Protein-coding genes within it:
- the LOC120003362 gene encoding plastid division protein PDV1-like, whose translation is MKWDMEIDEIEAVLEKIWDIHDKLSDAIHSTSRAHFLSSIKSLTRKSEKKQNMYDDVENKNRSGFVYVKDLPVEDAESAIQEAKSLNAIRTALENLEDQLEFFHTVQMQQRAERDAAIARLEQSRIILALRLAEHHGKKYKVIEEAIAFVGSVRDTGCFATPENLYGGSVSPDDNLPVKGGKNSNIVMKVLISSLSFIRKSLNLDSMGGIVGNAALLAVSMVAVLNLNQATYRNRNLSKTSQHEGSSSSGTLGHLDVMMARG
- the LOC120004620 gene encoding uncharacterized protein LOC120004620 translates to MIRFLLAYKHLLLQISLSLLLGVFLTLLKIPTVFLLGLHTYIHPDNVARDGGNGVRAAIRRPSGSDSSSSLEGYKNMTSNSKVEVKRRSKTKDKFEFDENNAQIFRLKLDEAHIESRLYFDQYRYCFIYSIVAAFCQLCYYYLDVGADSGVFVNGSLIPVILGFVGLGKLFISLARVSFENSASRRSEKQLSMLFGVLGFLFGVLILNGIVPGIFDFDFGLIDGFVRVVVSILMGCIAGFLYIPAAKSARAFWLGTDQIRSNLGMISCGWFGRIIVYTNYLLIVVSALLWINPFIKILVIKDRNDPGGAHLISSEVDAQKLVGNVGWSQSEFTKLRVCCLLVSSFLQIMALRPNVQMYLNEALLSWYQRLHASKVPDLEFSRAKVFLHNHYLCMVALQFFALPVLVLLFVGLSQIDGNSFKSFHLMCDFKEVALFMAWWIVFVWAVFTSVTLFLYRRGIVYVS
- the LOC120004458 gene encoding probable WRKY transcription factor 30, giving the protein MGDWEKKKHLINELAEGRELAKQLQSHLNLACFPDETRQVLVQKIIASYEKALFVLNCSTVGTSPTPGGAATIGIKSESTPHLNGSPRSDQDSDPEHRNTGSGKRKSNPRWTKQVRVSPGIGLEGPLEDGFSWRKYGQKDILGAKHPRGYYRCTHRHVRDCLATKQVQRSNEDPTILEVTYRGSHVCNQSTDHPSIPSTSSPPPDQTHQNPTHRPPANQSEEELLMNYFRTGLKVLTNDLETTTHQVHTLTFPSSHFPSNSNVLINNPKNQFSPVQNNLAENFAPFLSPATSGTSYFSASPSGLNSFGGNSTSYYQNFQSDQLTEIISSSAATSGTNSPTIGLDFQFGNAGHEYFDTHFTFDHPHGFFP